One window of the Triticum dicoccoides isolate Atlit2015 ecotype Zavitan chromosome 3B, WEW_v2.0, whole genome shotgun sequence genome contains the following:
- the LOC119280665 gene encoding uncharacterized protein LOC119280665, translating to MASQAIKVNREGAEVYHGAALCAEKAVELLAETNMPLGLLPLADIEEVGYNRSTGFVWLRQKKALTHTFKQIGRLVSYATEVTAFVEDRRMKRITGVKSKELLIWVTVCDMYIDRNDHSKISFKTPTGLGRSFPVSAYGKEQDDFKPKQAAVAK from the coding sequence ATGGCGTCGCAGGCGATCAAGGTGAACAGGGAGGGCGCGGAGGTGTACCACGGTGCGGCGCTGTGCGCCGAGAAGGCGGTGGAGCTGCTGGCCGAGACCAACATGCCGCTGGGCCTGCTGCCGCTGGCGGACATCGAGGAGGTCGGCTACAACCGCTCCACGGGCTTCGTGTGGCTGCGCCAGAAGAAGGCGCTCACGCACACCTTCAAGCAGATCGGGAGGCTGGTGTCGTACGCCACCGAGGTGACGGCCTTCGTCGAGGACCGCAGGATGAAGCGGATCACGGGGGTCAAGAGCAAGGAGCTCCTCATCTGGGTCACCGTCTGCGACATGTACATCGACAGGAACGACCACTCAAAGATCAGTTTCAAGACGCCTACCGGACTGGGAAGGTCCTTCCCCGTCTCCGCCTATGGAAAGGAGCAGGACGACTTCAAGCCCAAGCAGGCCGCCGTGGCCAAATAA